The Halomicronema hongdechloris C2206 genome includes a window with the following:
- a CDS encoding class I SAM-dependent methyltransferase — translation MTLSAPPSAAPKTSFKAEIRDYFNRLAPDLDRWSQRNRLYYRDLEQLHQQVIPPGSRVLEIGCGTGDLLHALAPSLGVGLDIASAVVEIARQKYPQLTFYCLDAEILTVEDLAVAHRCFDYIVVAGALGYLGDIQSVLQRLQAVCHRRTRLVLSFHNYMWEPILRFAETIGQRRPQPPQNWLSRADVSNLLGITGYIPLKQGHRLLLPKRLPGLSGWVNRYLAPLPLLKRLCLTNYVVPPSTFAP, via the coding sequence GTGACCCTATCGGCTCCCCCTAGTGCTGCCCCTAAGACTAGCTTCAAGGCAGAAATTCGCGACTACTTCAACCGCTTAGCCCCCGATCTGGATCGCTGGAGTCAGCGCAATCGCCTTTACTATCGCGACTTAGAGCAACTGCATCAGCAGGTGATTCCCCCTGGCAGTCGGGTCTTAGAAATAGGCTGTGGCACCGGCGACCTGCTCCACGCTCTGGCCCCGAGTCTGGGCGTGGGCCTCGACATTGCCTCCGCAGTCGTTGAGATTGCCCGGCAGAAATATCCCCAGCTCACCTTTTACTGCCTGGATGCCGAGATCTTGACGGTGGAGGATCTAGCCGTTGCTCACCGCTGTTTTGACTACATCGTGGTGGCGGGGGCTCTGGGCTACTTGGGCGATATTCAGTCGGTGTTGCAACGATTGCAGGCCGTCTGCCATCGTCGCACCCGTTTGGTGCTCAGTTTTCACAACTACATGTGGGAGCCGATCTTGCGCTTTGCTGAAACCATTGGCCAACGTCGCCCTCAACCCCCCCAGAATTGGCTGTCTCGAGCAGATGTGAGCAATCTCCTTGGCATCACCGGCTATATTCCCCTGAAGCAAGGCCACCGCTTGCTGCTGCCCAAGCGCCTTCCTGGCCTATCGGGGTGGGTGAATCGCTATCTGGCCCCGTTGCCCCTCCTGAAGCGTCTCTGCCTCACCAATTATGTAGTGCCTCCCAGCACCTTTGCCCCTTGA
- the mgsA gene encoding methylglyoxal synthase yields the protein MPTSVALIAHDGKKDDMVAFAQRFKAILSRYHVIATGTTGQRIQAEAALTVERMQSGPLGGDAQISARVVEGSVAAVVFLIDPLYAQPHEPDIQALLRICEVHNVPLATNLATAEAVLTQLNKARVGHLIFNPVAGQGNPDNDLALISRLLEPQIQLNVIYTDPDRDLTQQVQMALEQGTDLIIAAGGDGTVSVVAGGLAETTTPLGVIPRGTANAFAVALGIPTNLQDACATILAGSTRLIDVARCNGKAMVLLAGIGFEANMVERANRDLKARLGPLAYILAGMQQVGGVEPFQASVEMDNKSTEVTTGAITVANAAPPTSVLAQGFGQVMFDDGLLDVTISTSKSPLQSINALTSLFTSALVNTPSDHDEITRLRTRRIRIDTDPPQKVVVDGDIFGMTPVDIECISQGLTVLAPLSTIGDSLADD from the coding sequence ATGCCGACCAGTGTGGCACTGATTGCCCATGATGGTAAGAAAGATGATATGGTGGCCTTCGCTCAACGCTTTAAGGCTATCTTGAGTCGCTATCACGTGATCGCCACGGGGACGACGGGGCAGCGCATTCAAGCGGAGGCGGCTCTGACCGTTGAGCGGATGCAGTCAGGCCCCCTGGGGGGAGATGCCCAGATTTCAGCCCGAGTGGTTGAGGGCAGCGTGGCTGCTGTGGTGTTTTTAATTGATCCCCTATACGCTCAGCCCCACGAACCCGATATCCAGGCGTTGCTGCGGATTTGCGAGGTGCACAATGTGCCCCTGGCAACGAATTTGGCCACAGCCGAAGCAGTATTGACTCAGTTGAATAAGGCTCGGGTAGGGCATTTGATCTTTAATCCCGTGGCGGGTCAGGGAAATCCTGACAATGATCTCGCCTTGATTAGCCGACTGCTTGAGCCCCAAATACAACTGAATGTTATCTATACGGATCCAGATCGTGATCTGACCCAGCAGGTGCAGATGGCTCTGGAGCAAGGAACAGATCTGATTATTGCGGCTGGGGGAGACGGTACGGTATCGGTTGTGGCTGGTGGATTGGCTGAGACGACAACGCCTTTGGGGGTAATTCCCCGAGGGACGGCCAATGCCTTTGCAGTGGCGTTGGGGATTCCAACCAATCTTCAAGATGCCTGCGCCACTATTTTGGCGGGTAGCACTCGTTTGATAGACGTGGCTCGGTGTAATGGCAAGGCGATGGTCTTGCTAGCAGGTATTGGCTTTGAGGCCAATATGGTAGAGCGGGCCAATCGTGACCTGAAGGCTCGTCTTGGCCCCTTGGCCTATATTCTGGCTGGGATGCAACAAGTGGGTGGCGTTGAGCCCTTTCAGGCATCTGTGGAGATGGATAATAAGTCTACGGAGGTGACGACGGGCGCCATCACTGTAGCCAATGCGGCACCACCTACGTCGGTGTTGGCCCAGGGTTTTGGTCAGGTCATGTTTGATGATGGCCTCCTGGATGTGACGATTTCCACTAGTAAGAGCCCATTGCAGAGCATCAATGCCTTGACCAGCCTGTTTACCTCGGCTTTGGTGAATACCCCCAGCGACCATGATGAGATTACCCGGCTTCGCACCCGGCGCATTCGCATTGACACTGACCCTCCTCAAAAAGTGGTGGTTGACGGTGATATTTTTGGGATGACGCCAGTTGATATTGAATGTATTTCCCAGGGACTGACGGTCTTGGCGCCCTTGTCAACGATTGGTGATAGTCTGGCGGATGACTAG
- a CDS encoding class I SAM-dependent methyltransferase, whose product MTTRSQREREHFDQLAEELGSVWWGSVTTAGQLRIDQRGALAARHGHLAPGKRALEPGAGNGEFTLRLAQSGADITGIEIAPKQVAIASRRLASYTNATVIEGDVGHLPFPEASFDAVVGNAVLHHFDPSQTLPEFYRVLKPGGYCFFTEPNMLNPQIAVEKNIKWIGRRLQNSPDETAFFRWQIARLLKRNGFREIWVRPFDFLHPGIPDSWIPAVQRLSNLLSQLPLIREIGGSLQICGRR is encoded by the coding sequence ATGACCACCCGCAGCCAGCGCGAACGAGAGCACTTTGATCAACTGGCCGAGGAGCTGGGCTCGGTCTGGTGGGGCTCGGTAACCACCGCCGGCCAGCTCCGTATTGATCAGCGGGGGGCCCTGGCAGCTCGCCATGGTCACTTGGCGCCAGGGAAGCGAGCCCTGGAACCGGGGGCGGGCAATGGCGAGTTTACCCTGCGGTTAGCCCAGTCCGGGGCAGATATCACGGGCATCGAGATCGCCCCCAAGCAAGTTGCGATCGCAAGCCGACGGTTAGCCTCATATACCAATGCCACCGTCATCGAGGGCGATGTCGGCCATCTACCCTTTCCGGAGGCCAGCTTCGACGCCGTGGTTGGCAATGCGGTGCTGCACCACTTCGACCCGAGCCAAACCCTGCCAGAGTTCTATCGAGTATTAAAGCCCGGCGGATACTGCTTCTTCACCGAGCCCAACATGCTCAATCCCCAGATTGCCGTGGAAAAGAACATCAAATGGATCGGTCGCCGCCTACAGAATTCTCCCGATGAGACCGCCTTCTTTCGTTGGCAGATCGCCCGGTTGCTGAAGCGCAATGGATTTCGAGAGATCTGGGTGCGTCCCTTCGACTTTCTCCATCCCGGCATTCCTGACAGTTGGATTCCAGCAGTGCAACGCCTGAGCAACCTACTCAGTCAGCTACCCCTGATTCGCGAGATTGGCGGCTCTCTACAAATCTGTGGTCGCCGTTAA
- a CDS encoding Fur family transcriptional regulator: MQNQVTAKPIRSLEEAIDRCQSLGMRLSRQRRYILELLWQVKEHLSAREIYDRLNRQGREIGHTSVYQNLEALSEQGIIECLERSDGRLYGHVSDIHSHVNCLDTDQIIDIHVELPQEILQQVEEQTGVQITAYRIDFFGSRVAQATSEPSES, translated from the coding sequence ATGCAAAATCAAGTTACGGCAAAACCCATTCGCTCCCTAGAGGAGGCAATTGATCGCTGTCAAAGCCTTGGCATGCGCCTCAGTCGTCAACGTCGCTATATCCTAGAGCTACTTTGGCAGGTCAAGGAGCACTTATCGGCTCGAGAAATTTATGATCGCTTGAATCGCCAGGGTCGAGAGATCGGCCACACCTCGGTCTATCAGAACTTAGAAGCGCTCTCTGAGCAAGGCATTATTGAGTGTTTAGAGCGTTCCGATGGTCGCCTCTATGGCCATGTCAGCGATATTCATAGCCACGTCAACTGCTTAGATACAGACCAAATTATTGATATTCATGTAGAGCTTCCTCAGGAGATTCTACAACAGGTTGAAGAGCAGACCGGAGTGCAGATTACCGCGTACCGCATCGACTTTTTTGGTAGTCGGGTAGCCCAAGCGACTAGTGAACCATCTGAATCGTGA
- a CDS encoding ArnT family glycosyltransferase, which yields MKLTQSPRGWIFVGLLGWQGVLLLASNWHASLMAHDEGWYATLAMGLVRLGDWLTPRWWGQLMYDKTSGIHWLIATAYSLFGISEVTARIPSMVACLLSVCLTYAIGYRLLHRQAAWLSALCLSTFILWNQYGHMATQDMPLVAIELIMIWALLQAERKGPQRWVWGLLAGLGLGLGFLVKGFMVALAAIALLPYLILNHRQHRHWHNPGLYLGLGLGIGLVLLWFGQLWTTHGVVPFQQIFGTLGIAAAGDYHGVGPWYYGWNIPANLLPWTPLVLWGIIKLCRQPLIGHKWLLLGYPALLLLQLQLFPTKTLYYTLQLYPFFALYGGYILAELMRGWTRPGASRLPLALTSYGYGLSGSVVSVIGLGILLRQWGPLNFLAAELGPELTWYGGLALVVGLSWVTLLLAWHHQSRQSRIRPVRAWLLSLFLGPWLAIGLAGIGGLLGNYSADMKAFCQQPAVAEVLANHTVDVVLAPQAGINHKTWVLASFYTSHWGERLTSVAAIPAGHSAWVSEAAVPTIPDTLRRLGTVRGWALVSPVP from the coding sequence ATGAAACTGACGCAGTCTCCTAGGGGATGGATTTTCGTTGGATTGCTGGGCTGGCAGGGGGTGTTGCTGCTGGCCAGTAACTGGCATGCTAGCCTGATGGCCCATGACGAGGGCTGGTATGCCACTTTGGCCATGGGACTGGTGCGATTAGGGGACTGGCTCACGCCTCGCTGGTGGGGGCAGTTGATGTATGACAAGACCTCGGGGATCCATTGGCTCATTGCCACTGCCTATAGCCTGTTTGGCATCAGTGAAGTAACGGCCCGTATCCCCAGTATGGTGGCGTGTTTGCTTAGCGTCTGTCTCACCTATGCCATTGGCTACCGCCTGCTACATCGTCAAGCAGCCTGGTTGTCGGCGCTATGCCTGAGTACATTCATTCTCTGGAATCAATATGGGCATATGGCTACCCAGGATATGCCCCTGGTTGCGATTGAATTGATCATGATTTGGGCGCTGCTGCAAGCAGAACGGAAGGGGCCTCAACGCTGGGTTTGGGGATTATTGGCGGGCTTGGGGCTGGGCTTGGGCTTTTTGGTGAAGGGGTTCATGGTGGCGTTAGCTGCGATCGCACTGCTGCCCTACCTGATCTTGAACCACCGCCAGCATCGCCACTGGCACAACCCGGGGCTCTACTTGGGGTTGGGCCTGGGGATAGGTCTGGTCCTGCTTTGGTTTGGGCAGCTGTGGACGACCCACGGAGTAGTTCCTTTCCAACAGATCTTTGGCACCCTAGGGATAGCCGCCGCTGGTGACTACCATGGGGTCGGCCCTTGGTACTATGGCTGGAATATTCCAGCCAATCTCTTGCCGTGGACTCCCTTGGTGCTGTGGGGAATCATCAAGCTATGCCGGCAGCCCTTGATCGGGCATAAATGGTTGCTGCTGGGCTATCCGGCACTACTACTATTACAACTACAGCTATTTCCCACTAAGACCCTCTATTACACCCTACAGCTCTATCCTTTCTTCGCCCTCTATGGGGGGTACATCCTGGCTGAGTTGATGCGGGGTTGGACCCGGCCGGGGGCATCGCGCCTACCCCTGGCCCTAACCAGCTATGGCTATGGCCTCAGCGGCAGTGTAGTCAGTGTCATCGGCTTGGGCATTCTGCTGCGACAGTGGGGGCCTTTGAACTTTTTAGCGGCGGAACTGGGCCCAGAGTTGACCTGGTATGGTGGCTTAGCCCTGGTAGTGGGCCTGAGCTGGGTTACTCTGTTGTTGGCTTGGCATCACCAGTCTCGCCAGTCTCGCATCCGGCCGGTGCGGGCCTGGCTGTTAAGTCTGTTTCTGGGACCATGGTTGGCCATTGGCTTGGCCGGGATCGGCGGACTCTTGGGCAACTACTCCGCCGACATGAAAGCTTTCTGCCAGCAACCCGCGGTGGCTGAGGTCCTGGCCAACCATACCGTCGATGTCGTCTTAGCTCCCCAGGCCGGCATTAACCACAAGACTTGGGTGCTGGCATCATTCTATACCTCCCATTGGGGCGAGCGCCTGACCTCGGTGGCGGCGATTCCGGCGGGGCATTCTGCCTGGGTGAGTGAGGCGGCGGTACCCACCATACCCGACACGTTGCGGCGACTGGGAACAGTTCGGGGTTGGGCCTTGGTGAGTCCGGTCCCTTAA
- a CDS encoding glycosyltransferase family 2 protein has product MQAQLQHYRGPFTLKALQQSGKGKADAVRLGFAEASGEILLILDADLTVPPEDLPHFVEVITSGRGEFINGSRLVYPRSRQAMPWINTLANKIFAQLFSFLLEQPLKDTLCGTKVLWRHDYERIVAGRHYFGDFDPFGDFDLLFGAAKLNLHIVEVPIRYQPRRYGESNIAHVKEGLVLLKMCLHAGRKLKFR; this is encoded by the coding sequence ATTCAAGCCCAACTACAGCACTATCGGGGGCCATTTACCCTGAAGGCCCTACAACAGAGCGGCAAGGGCAAGGCCGATGCCGTGCGGCTGGGCTTTGCCGAGGCCAGCGGCGAGATTTTGCTCATCCTCGATGCCGATCTGACGGTGCCGCCAGAGGATCTGCCCCACTTCGTCGAGGTGATTACGTCCGGGCGGGGGGAATTTATCAACGGCTCCCGCCTGGTCTACCCCCGCTCGCGGCAGGCCATGCCCTGGATTAATACCTTGGCCAACAAGATCTTCGCCCAGCTGTTTTCGTTTCTCTTGGAACAACCATTGAAGGACACCCTCTGCGGGACTAAAGTGCTGTGGCGTCACGATTATGAACGCATTGTCGCCGGCCGCCATTACTTCGGGGACTTCGATCCCTTCGGGGATTTCGATCTGCTGTTTGGGGCGGCTAAGCTAAATTTACACATTGTGGAAGTACCGATTCGCTATCAGCCTAGACGCTATGGAGAGTCGAACATTGCCCACGTGAAAGAGGGACTGGTGTTGCTGAAAATGTGTCTCCATGCCGGTCGCAAATTGAAATTTCGGTAG
- the clpB gene encoding ATP-dependent chaperone ClpB, which yields MQPTNPNQFTDKAWSAIARTPDIAKQAKQQQIESEHLMMALLEQEGLAASIFAKLGVNGQQLRDRTQTFIEKQPQVSGSGGSVYLGRSLDTLLDRAEAHRKSYGDDYISIEHLILGYAKDDRFGKTLFQDFQITDAKLKDAIQQIRGHQKVTDQNPEGKYEALTKYGRDLTQAAREGRLDPVIGRDDEIRRTIQILSRRTKNNPVLIGEPGVGKTAIAEGLAQRVVSGDVPQSLKDRQLIALDMGSLIAGAKYRGEFEERLKAVLKEVTDSKGQIILFIDEIHTVVGAGATQGAMDAGNLLKPMLARGELRCIGATTLDEYRKYIEKDAALERRFQQVFVDQPSVEDTVSILRGLKERYEVHHGVKISDSALVAAASLSTRYISDRFLPDKAIDLVDEAAAKLKMEITSKPEELDEVDRKILQLEMERLSLQKENDPASQERLERLEKEVADLKEQQSALNAQWQSEKDVIDQIQALKEEIDRINIEIQQAERDYDLNRAAELKYGRLTDLKRELQQAETHLEETQTTGKTLLREEVTEADIAEIISKWTGIPVSKLVQSEMQKLLTLEDELHRRVVGQDEAVTAVADSIQRSRAGLADPNRPTASFIFLGPTGVGKTELAKALAAYLFDTEEAMVRIDMSEYMEKHAVSRLIGAPPGYVGYDEGGQLTEAIRRRPYAVILFDEIEKAHADVFNVMLQILDDGRVTDAQGHTVDFKNSIIIMTSNIGSQYILDVAGDDEQYDEMRSRVLDALRANFRPEFLNRVDEMIIFHALRRDQLRDIVKLQIQRLEQRLADRKMALRLSDAAVDFLAEVGYDPVYGARPLKRAIQRELETQIAKAILRAEFGEGDTIFVDVENERLSFKRLPAELVIT from the coding sequence ATGCAACCGACCAATCCCAATCAATTTACCGACAAAGCCTGGAGTGCGATCGCACGCACCCCAGACATTGCCAAGCAGGCCAAACAACAGCAGATCGAAAGCGAACACCTGATGATGGCCCTGCTGGAGCAAGAAGGGCTAGCCGCTAGCATCTTCGCTAAGCTGGGGGTCAATGGTCAACAGCTGCGCGATCGTACCCAGACCTTCATCGAGAAACAGCCTCAGGTTTCTGGCAGTGGCGGCTCCGTGTATCTGGGCCGTTCCCTCGACACCCTGCTCGATCGGGCCGAAGCCCATCGCAAATCCTATGGCGATGACTATATCTCCATCGAGCATTTAATCCTGGGCTACGCCAAAGATGATCGCTTCGGCAAGACCCTCTTCCAGGACTTTCAGATTACTGACGCTAAACTCAAAGACGCCATTCAGCAAATTCGAGGCCACCAGAAAGTGACCGATCAAAACCCCGAAGGCAAGTACGAAGCCCTGACCAAATATGGCCGGGACCTGACCCAGGCCGCCCGAGAGGGTAGGTTAGACCCGGTGATTGGCCGGGACGATGAGATCCGCCGCACCATCCAGATTCTCTCGCGCCGCACTAAAAACAACCCGGTATTGATTGGTGAACCGGGGGTGGGAAAGACGGCCATTGCCGAGGGCTTGGCCCAACGGGTGGTCAGTGGCGATGTGCCTCAATCCCTCAAAGATCGGCAGCTGATTGCCCTGGATATGGGTTCCCTGATTGCCGGGGCCAAATATCGAGGGGAGTTTGAGGAGCGGCTCAAGGCGGTGTTGAAGGAGGTCACCGACTCCAAGGGGCAAATCATTCTCTTCATCGATGAGATCCATACCGTCGTTGGAGCCGGGGCCACCCAAGGAGCCATGGATGCCGGTAACTTGCTGAAACCGATGTTGGCCCGCGGCGAGTTGCGCTGCATCGGCGCCACCACCCTAGACGAATATCGTAAATATATCGAGAAAGACGCCGCCCTGGAACGTCGCTTCCAACAGGTGTTCGTGGATCAGCCCAGCGTGGAAGATACTGTTTCCATTTTGCGGGGCCTGAAAGAACGCTATGAAGTCCACCATGGCGTCAAAATCTCCGACAGTGCTCTAGTGGCGGCGGCTTCCCTGTCTACTCGCTATATTTCTGACCGTTTCTTGCCCGATAAGGCCATTGACTTGGTCGACGAAGCGGCAGCCAAGCTGAAGATGGAGATCACCTCCAAGCCAGAAGAGTTGGACGAGGTGGATCGCAAGATTCTGCAGCTGGAAATGGAGCGCCTATCGCTGCAAAAGGAAAATGACCCCGCCTCCCAGGAGCGCCTGGAGCGGCTGGAGAAGGAAGTCGCCGATCTGAAGGAACAGCAGAGTGCCCTCAACGCCCAATGGCAGTCGGAAAAGGACGTCATCGATCAAATCCAGGCCCTGAAGGAGGAAATCGACCGCATCAACATCGAGATTCAGCAGGCGGAGCGAGACTATGACCTGAACCGGGCTGCTGAACTGAAGTACGGTCGATTAACGGACCTGAAACGGGAGCTGCAGCAGGCCGAAACCCACCTGGAGGAAACCCAGACTACCGGTAAGACCTTACTGCGGGAAGAGGTGACTGAGGCTGATATCGCCGAAATCATCTCCAAGTGGACGGGCATTCCGGTCAGTAAGCTGGTGCAGTCGGAAATGCAAAAGTTGCTGACCCTGGAAGACGAGTTACATCGGCGAGTGGTGGGCCAAGATGAGGCCGTCACGGCAGTGGCCGACTCGATTCAGCGCTCTCGAGCCGGGTTGGCTGACCCCAATCGGCCCACGGCCAGCTTTATCTTCCTGGGGCCTACCGGTGTCGGTAAGACGGAATTGGCTAAGGCTCTGGCGGCTTACCTGTTCGATACCGAAGAGGCCATGGTGCGCATCGACATGTCGGAATACATGGAGAAGCATGCCGTCTCTCGCCTGATCGGGGCGCCTCCGGGCTATGTCGGCTACGACGAAGGCGGGCAGCTAACGGAGGCGATTCGCCGCCGTCCCTATGCGGTGATCCTGTTCGACGAGATCGAAAAGGCCCATGCCGATGTCTTCAATGTCATGCTGCAGATCCTCGACGATGGTCGCGTCACCGACGCCCAGGGCCATACGGTGGATTTCAAGAACAGCATCATTATCATGACCAGCAACATCGGCTCCCAGTACATTCTGGATGTGGCCGGTGACGATGAGCAGTATGACGAGATGCGATCGCGAGTGCTAGATGCCCTGCGAGCCAACTTCCGACCCGAGTTCCTCAACCGGGTAGATGAGATGATCATCTTCCATGCCCTGCGTCGGGATCAGCTGCGCGACATCGTTAAACTGCAGATTCAGCGGTTGGAGCAGCGATTGGCAGACCGCAAGATGGCTCTCCGCCTCTCCGATGCGGCCGTCGACTTTCTGGCTGAGGTGGGTTACGACCCGGTCTATGGCGCTCGGCCCCTGAAGCGGGCGATTCAACGGGAGCTAGAGACTCAAATCGCCAAGGCCATCCTGAGAGCCGAATTCGGCGAAGGCGATACCATCTTCGTCGATGTAGAAAACGAGCGCTTGTCCTTCAAGCGTCTGCCGGCTGAGCTAGTGATTACGTAA